TGGTACGGACCGCGACTGGGCGATCGGTCGTTGCCGGGAACCTGGGTCGGTCGCGGAGACCGCGGCCCGACTACCCGCGAGCGCAGAACCTGCACTCCGCCTCCCGACCTGTTGACGCGCTCGCGAAGCCCACCTACGCTGAGTGGATTCCAAAGTGGATCCAGAAAGGGATACAAAAGCGATGAGGCTTCGGCACTCGATCATGGTCGGCATTCTCGACCGCTACGCAGACCGCTTCACGGAGTTCCAGCCGGCGGTGCCGCTGGAGCGCCGGATGCAGCAGGCGGCAGCGTTACCCGGCGCCCAGGGCGTGGAGCTGGTCTACCCCGCCGACTTGGGGGACATCGAACGGGCGCGAGAGCTCGTCGCGACCTCCGGGCTCGAGGTCTCCGCCGTCAACCTCAACATCAAGAGCGACCCCCGCTGGCGCTACGGCTCGTTCACCAACCCGGACGCCGACACCCGTCGCGAAGCCGTGCAGTGGCTGACCTCCGCGATGGACCTCGCTGCCGAGCTGGGCGCGTCCATGGTGACGGTGTGCCCGTTGATGGACGGATGGGACTACAGCTTCCAGGTGGACTATGCCAAGCAGTGGTCCTGGCTCATCGAGGGTCTGCGGGCCGGCGCCTCCCACCGCGAGGATGTGCGCGTCAGCATCGAGTACAAGGCGTTCGAGTCCCGCACGCGGATCGTGGTGCCGGACATCGGCACCACCCTCCACCTGTGCGACAGGATCGGGCTCGACAACGTCGGGGTGACCATGGACGTCGGCCATGCGCTGATCGCCCAGGAGACACCCGCGATGAGCGCCGCCATGGCACACGATGCCGGCCGGCTGTTCTACGTCCACTTCAACGACAACAACCGGGGATGGGACTGGGACATCGTGCCCGGCGCGGTGAACCTGTGGGAGATGGTCGAGACCCTGTTCTATCTCGACAAGATGGGCTGGGACGGCTGGCTGGCCTACGACGTCTTCACCAAGCACGGCGACCCCGCCGAGGCCTTCGACGCCACCCTGCGATCCATGGATGCTCTCGAGAAGCTCGTCGAGCGCCTGGGTCGCGACACCTTGCAGGACCTCATCGACAACGCCGACCCGGCGCAGGCGACCGCTCACCTCATCACGGCACTGGTGGACTGATGCGACTGGGGATGGGTAGCTACGCCTTCCGCTGGCAGCTGGGCATCAACTCGGCCGATCCGGCACCGCTCAGCGCGCTGGAGGCCGTACTCGAGGAGACCGCGACGCTGGGCTGTGAGGTGCTCCAACTCGCCGACATCGAGGCCGTCGACACCGCCACCGAAGCCGACCTGGTCGGGCTGCGCGCGAGCGCCGACGCCCTGGGCGTGCGGCTGCAATCCGGCTCCAGCGGCGCCACGGTCCCGCGCCTACGGGATCAGCTGCGCATCGCCCAAGCGCTCGGCTGCGACCTCGTGCGGGTGGTGATGCACGGTCCGGACGTGCCCGACGAGGACTCGGCCGTGGCCGCCTTGGCCGCCTGCGCACCGGACTTCGAGGAGGCCGGCATCGTGCTCGCGATCGAGAACCACTTCCTGACGCCCAGCCGACGCATGGTCGAGGCCCTCCACCGGATCGACTCACCCGCGGTCGGAGTCACGCTCGACGTCGCGAACTCGATCGTGTGCCATGAATGGCCGCGCGAGACGATCACGGCGCTCGCACCCTACGCACGGTGCGTGCATCTCAAGGACTACCGGATCGAGCCAGGCGCCAACGGCGTCGGCGCCTCGATCCTCGGGACCCCGCTGGGCGAGGGGGCCACGGACATCGCAGGCGTGCTGGACGCCGTCGCCGAGAACTCCCCGCACGGCAATGACGACCACCTGACGGTCGTGCTGGAGCAGTGGTCACCGTGGGAAGGCACGCACGAGGCCACCGTCGCCACCGAGACGCACTGGCGCCGGCGGTCCGCACAGGCCGCGTCCGCCGATCCGCGCCTGGCCCCGCGGGAGGTGGTCGCTCGTGGCTGAGCCGATCGACACCTCGGTGACCGAGCGCTGCTACCTGCAGTTGCGCGAGGAGATCCTCCGCGGCCGCTATACGCCCGGCGAGCGGCTGACGAGCGTCCGGCTGGCGACCGACCTCGGCATCTCACGCACACCGGTGCGCACGGCCCTGCAACGGCTGAAAGCCGACGGCCTGGTCGACATGGAGGACAACCGTGCCGCCTGGGTGCGCCCGCTCACGGTCGACGCCGTCGAGCAGGCCTACGAGATCGCCATGGCCCTCGAGGGCATGCTCGTGCGCAAGCTCGCCGCCCACGTCAGCCCGGAACAGGGAGACGCACTCGACCGAGCCATCGCTCGCATGGAGAGCGCAGCGCAGACCGGAGACCAGCAGGAATGGGTGGCCGGAGACGAGGAGTTCCATCACCTCCTGCGCACCCTCGGGGGCAACCCCCTCCTCGACTCGATGCTGGAGCGGGTCGAGACCGTGATTCATCGCGTGAGGTTCCTGTCGCTGAACATCCGCCCTGAGGGCGCGATCATCTCCGCGCGGGAGCACCGCGCGATGCACGAGGCGCTCGTCGCCGGCGACGGGGAGGCCGCGCGCTCGGTCCACGAAGCACATCTCGAGCGCGTCCGCGCCGAGAACATCGCCTTTCTCAACGCCAGCTTCGGCTTCATGAACGTGCCGACGCCGACGTCCAGCTCACCCAGCTAGTCACCTCACCCCGGACACCCTCGACGAGGAGGAGCCCCATGACCACCCTCACCGCACCGATCCCGAGCCACACTCTCGGTGACCACATCCACGTGGCCCGTGACGCCGTCGTCGACATCGCGCTCGATGCCGTTCTCGACGACGCCCTCGCACCAGGCACGAACCCGTTCGACCTGGACGTGAGCGTCACGCTCACCGGCCCGGACGCCGTCGTGATCACCGTGCCGGCGTTCTACGACGAGGTACTCGGGCTGCGCGCTCGCGTGAGTTTCCCTCAGACCGGCACCTGGCACGTCACCACGCATGGCTCGGAAGGGGTACTCCTGAGCGCACCAGTACTGGAGGCCGACGTCTCCTCCGAACGCGCCGGGCACGGCGCGCTCGGCATCGACCCCGAGTTCGGCCGGCATTTCCGATGGGCCGATGGCGCGAGCTTCTTCTTCCTCGGGTACGAGGCGGACTGGTTGCTCATGGTCGACCAGGACGACCCGGAGCTGACCCGGGTGCGGGAGGTCGTCGAATCGATCGCCGGCGCGGGGTTCACGGCCGTCACCGTCAACGCCTACGCCCACTCCTTCCGGCAGTACGTGGCGGAGGACCTCGAGACGGACCCGCGATGGGTGGTGCCGAGCATCGCGCCCTGGCCCGGCGGCAACGACACCCCCGACTACGGCCGGCTCGACCCCTCGTTCTTCGCACACATGGATCGCGCGATCAGTCTGCTGCACGATCAGGGCCTCGCCACCCACCTGATGGTGCACGTCTACAACAAGGACGTGAACTGGCCTGAGCCCGGCACGCCGGAGGACGAGCGCTACTGGCGGCAGATCATCGCCCGGTACCAAGCATTCGGCTCGATCATCTGGGACGTCGCCAAGGAGACCTACCACCGTCCGGCCGAGTACATCTGGACGCGCCTGGCCCTGTTCCGACAGCTCGACGGCTATCAGCGCCTCGTGACGGCGCACGACACCAACCCCCCGCCCCGGGTGGACTGGGGCCGGCAGTTCGTCCGCTTCGAGAACGAGCTGATCGACGCTCTGACGGACGTCACCGCCGACCAGATCCTGCAGGACATCCACGCCGATGCGGTCGAGCATCACCGCCGCTGGGCCAAGCCCTACATCAACATCGAGTTCGGTTACGAGTCCGGCATCGACGATCTCCCGTCCGACCACCCCGACCATGACCAGTCCTGGCAGGAGGTCACGCGCCGCATGTGGCACATCGTGCTCGGCGGGGCCTACCCGAACTACTACTACCGGAACACCGCCTGGAGTCTGTTCATCCCGTTCCCGGAGCCTCCCGGCTACCGCGGCGCCCGCGTGCTCGCCGACTTCTGGGGAGGGGTCGACCATCGGCGGCTGATCCCGCTCGCAGGAGTTGCGCGGGCGCAGGTTCCCGTCATGGTGCGCGGGGAGATCGGCCGCGAGTACGTGGCCATGACCGACACCGCGGCCGAGATCGACATCGACATCCGTTCCGACACAGGCGCGCTGAGCGCGACCTGGCTCGACCCCCTCACCGGCGAGCGCCAGCAGATCGGGCCGCTCGCCAGCGGCACGCACACCCTGACGCCCCCGTCGGGCTGGACGCTCACCGTGCTTCACGTGAACTGAGCCGCGCCACACCCCACCAGACCCACACATCAAAGGAGATACAGATGGATCGCAGGATGTTCTTGAAGGCCACGGCCGGGCTCGGCGCCGGGGCAACGCTGGGGGCCGGGCTCGCCGCGTGCGGTAGCAACTCGGGAGGGTCCGGGTCGCTGACCATGTCCCAGTACGGCAGTTCGAGCCGCCTCGATCTGCTCGAGCAGGTCTTCGCGCTCTACGCCGAGGCGAACCCGGATCGCAGCATCGGTCTCGACGCTGCGAGCGTGGACAACTACATCGACCGGCTCGCCACACAGGTCAGCGGCGGGAACGCCCCCGACATCATGGCCATCTTCCACGCGGACATCGCCACCTTCGCTCGCCAGGACGCACTGCTGACCCTTGACGACTACCTCGGCTCGGGACTGGACGTCTCCGCATTCACTGACGGCATCGTCGACCTCGGCCGCATCGACGGATCGGTGAGCGCCCTGAGCTACGGCGACAACGCGCACGGCGTGATCTACGACGTCGATCGCCTGGAGAGCCTGGGCATGCAGCTGCCCGAACCGGGCTACACCTGGGAGGACCTGCTCACGTTCAGTGCCGACATCTCACGAGCCGTCGACGGCGACTTCTACGGGACCGAGGACCGCTCCACCCAGCTGGATCAAGGATTCAAGGTGTGGCTGCTACAGCGGGGCAAGTACGCGTTCACGGCGGACGGCCAGCTCGGTTTCGAGCGCGGAGACCTCGAGGACTGGATCTCCTACTGGGAGATGCTGCGCGAGGAGGGTGCCGCACCACCCTCGGACATCACGGCCGAGGCCGGCACATTCGAGACTTCGGCGCTGATCCGTGGGTACGCCATCAACCACCAGACCTACGCCAACGCGATGAACTCGATGCAGTCGCTCACCGAGAGCCGCCTCGCGTTGACCACGCTCCCGATCGATCCGGATGGCCAGGGCAGCGGGCACTTCCTCCGCGGCTCGAACTGGGTCTCGGTGTTCTCCGAGACCGGCGATCCGGACACGGCCGTCGACTTCCTCAACTTCATCTTCAACGACCTCGCGGCTGTGGAGGTACTGGGGGCGGAATTCGGCGCTCCGCCGAACCGTGCACTGCGCGACGAACTCGAGTACACCGAGCCCGAACAGAACTTCATCGACTACATCAACCTCCTCACCGACGAGCTGGCCGACGAGGCAATCAGCCTGGACCAGGAGTTCCCGACCGCCTGGACCGACGTGAACACCGCCTTCAGTGCCGCCACAGAGAGCGTGATGTTCGGTGACGCGAGCGTCGACGAAGCAGTCGACAAGTTCTTCGAAGACGCTGAGCGAGCACTCGAGTCATGACCTCGCTGCTGTCACGCCGGACGGCCGGCGCCGGGCCCGGGGCCGGGGAGGAGCCCCCGGTCCGGCGCCGCCGGAACGCGATGCACGCCTCGGAGGGCCGCTGGGGGTACCTGTTCCTGACGCCGTGGTTCATCGGCCTCGCGATCCTCACCGCGGGCCCGATGCTCGTCTCGCTCTATTACTCCTTCACCGACTTCTCGTTGCTCTCGAGTGCCAACTGGGTGGGCCTCGACAACTACGAGCGCATGTTCACCGAGGACGACCGGTTCCTCTCGTCGGTCGCCGTGACGCTGACGTACGTCTTCGTCTCGGTCCCGCTCCAGCTGGCCTTCGCCCTCATGGTGGCAGTCCTGCTCAACCGTGCCATGCGCGGGGTCAGCGCCTATCGCGCTCTGTACTACCTGCCCAGTCTGCTCGGGGGAAGTGTGGCCGTTGCGGTCCTCTGGCGGCAGGTCTTCGGCCGTGAAGGCGTGGTCAACGTGGTCCTGCGCGGCCTGGGGTGGGAGAACCCACCGACCTGGATCGCCGACCCGGACTTCGCTCTCTGGACCCTGATCCTGCTTCGGGTCTGGGAGTTCGGCTCCCCGATGGTGATCTTCCTCGCCGGGCTACGGCAGGTGCCCGCCGAGTACTACGAAGCTGCCCACGTCGACGGCGCCTCAGCACTACAGCGCTTCTTCAAGATCACGCTGCCCATCATCACGCCTGTCATCTTCCTGAACGCGATTCTTCAGCTCATCGGCGCGTTCCAGGCGTTCAATTCGGCGTTCATCGTCAGCGGTGGCACAGGCGGGCCGTCGGATTCCACACTCTTCTACACGCTGTACATCTACATCGAGGGCTTCACCAGTTTCCGGATGGGCTATGCGTCTGCACTCGCCTGGGTGCTCCTGGGGATCATCGCGCTCTTCACGGCGATCAACTTCGCACTCAGCAGGTTCTGGGTGCACTACGAAGACGGAGGTCGATGATGTCTACGCTCACCGCACCCGGGCCGCCCGGCCCGGCGACCGACGGTCGAGAGTCGCCTCGGACCGGCCGCGGCAGCGCTACGCGATGGATCCGCCGGATCCCGCTCCATCTGCTCGTGGCCCTCGGCGCCATCGCCATGGTGTATCCGGTGGTGTGGATGGCTGCCAGCTCGTTGAAGCCGGACTCGGAGATCTTCTCCGGAAGCGCCAGCCTGCTTCCCGAGGTGTTCCGGTGGGAGAACTACGCGGAGGGATGGAACGGGTTACGCGAACCCTTCGAGACCTTCTACCTCAATTCGTTCATCATCAGCGCCTTCGCGGTGGTGGGAAACCTGCTGACATGCTCGATGGCCGCCTATGCGTTCGCACGCCTGAGGTTTCGCATGCGCGCGATCTGGTTCGCGGTGATGCTCGGCACCATCATGCTCCCTTATCACGCGACGCTGATCCCGCAGTACACCCTGTTCTACGAGTTGGGGTGGGTGAATTCCTTCCTCCCGCTGACGGTACCGAAATTCCTGGCCACGGATGCGTTCTTCATCTTTCTCTTCGTGCAGTTCATTCGAGGCATTCCCAAGGAACTGGACCAGGCCGCGCAGATCGACGGCGCGGGGCCGCTGCGGATCTACACCACCATCATCTTTCCGCTGCTTCGTCCTGCTCTGGTGACGGGTGCCATCTTCACCATCATCTGGACGTACAACGACTTCTTCTCGCAGCTGATCTATATCTCCGACACGGCCCTGTACACGGTTCCGTTGGCTCTGCGCATGTTCCTGGACACCACGGGCGAGTCCGCGTGGGGGCCGATGCTTGCGATGAGCACGCTGTCACTGCTGCCGCTGGTCCTCATGTTCGTGCTCTTCCAGCGTCAGATCGTGGAGGGCATCTCCACCACCGGGCTCAAGGGCTGACGATGCGACTCGACGGTCTCCTGGATGGCCTCGCCCGGGTGGTGGAGACGATGTGGCTGAGCGCTCTGTGGATGATCAGCGCCCTTCCCGTGATCACCGCACCGGCAGGCACGTCGGCGCTCGTGGAGGTCGCGCGGATGCGGCAGGACGGCGAGCTGCACGGCTCCGTCAGCCGAGCCTTCGTCCGCTGCGGGCTCGCCCGGATCCGCACATCCACCGTGGTGCTGGGGCTCTGGTTGCTGGCCGTTGCTGTGCTGGCCGTCAACTTCTCGGTCGTCTCCCAGCTCGGCGCCGCGCGCGTTCCGATCCTGCTGGGGCTCCTCGGCGTGGCGGTGGCGCTCGCGCTGTTCGGAGCAGTGCTGCCCGCTGCCGTCGCGACCGTCGGCGCGAGGGAGCCGGAGGGCCACGCCTCGGTCGTGCGCCTACGGCTGACGGTCCGGACGGCGGCGGCAGCGGTCGCCGCATCCCCGCTCAGTGCCGCGAACGTGGTGCTCGCGGGTGTGGTCGGCACAGTGCTGGTGCTCGCAGTGCCCGTGACGATCCTCCTCGTGCCCGGCGTGCTGGCCCACGTGAGCGCCATGGGGTGGCGGCGATGCACCGAACGCATGGCCGTGCTCCTGTGGCGACGGACGACACACATCCCCGCCTGAGCGCACGCGGGACATGCGACGCCCTCACCCGCGCGGCGACCCCGAGACAAGATCGTTGAGCGAGCGGAGCACGGGGGCCTCGGTGAGTTCGCGAGCTCGCTCGGCGGGCACGCCGTGGACCCTGACCTCGTAGGTCCGGCCCGGCAGCAACGTGAGCATCATCCGATCGGCCTCGGCCGCCGGAGCGAGCCGGTCGGCGAACACGCAGAGATCCTTGACCACGGATCGCGCCCGCACGGTGAGCACCACCTCGGCTCCCTCCACGGCGACCTCGGTGTGCAGGGCCGGTGGCGTGAGCCGGAGCTCCTTGTCCACGGCGAAGAAGTGGGTGGTCTCGACCCCGGACGGCGTGGACAGGTGCAACAGCTCGCCGGCCGGGTCGCCGGGACGGGCCACCCGCTCATCGATCGGTGCCCGCGCGGCACTCAGCCGGTCGACCGGAAGCCGCAGCGTCTGCGTGGCCAGGACGTTCCCGTCGAAGTCGAGGCGGGCGATGCTCACCTCCTCGCGCCAGGTATCGCCCCCGTCATTGACTGCCACCACCTCGAGGGCGCCCGCGGCGCTGCTGGTGGTGAGCAGGCGCGGTGCGAAGGCGTCACGCATCGCGTACCAGAGCGGCTTCTTCCGGCCGTAGCCGTCGACCGCGGCCCACGAGGTGACGGGCCAGCAGTCGTTCAGCTGCCAGATCACGACGCCGGTGTTGTAGGGCCGCAAGGACCGGTAGTGCTCGATGGCGTACCGGATGGCGTGAGCCTGGTTGAGCTGCATGGCGTAGTGCCAGTCGACCATGTCGTGGGGCACCGGCAGGTGCGGCTCCAGACCTCGGGCGAGCTTGCCGTTCCCGTCCTCCGCCTTCTGGTGATGGAGCATCCCGACCGACTCGGGAGTCAGGGGATCATCGGAGATCGACCGCGTGATCGTCGACCACGTCGGCGGGCCCTGCCACCCGAACTCGGAGACGAAACGTGGTGCGGCATCGGCGTAATGACGCCACTCCTTCTTGTTCCACACGCCCCACTCGTGGGTGCAGCCGCGGGTGGGGTCGTTCGGGTGGGCATCGCCGCCGGAGTACGGACTGCCCGGCCAGTAGGGCCGGGTGGGGTCGACGTCGGCGACGATCTCGGGGAGGTCGTGGAGGTAGTAGCCCTCACCCCACGGCCGGCCATCGAGCACGTCCTGCCAGCCCCAGTCGTGCCAGCCCCAGATGTTCTCGTTGTTGCCGTTCCACAGCACCAGGCTCGGGTGCGGCATGAGGCGCTCGACGTTGTCACGCGCTTCGGCGCGCACCTGACCGCGCAGTGGTTCGTCCTCCGGATAGGCGGCGCAGGCGAACAGGAAGTCCTGCCAGACGAGCAGCCCGCGCTCGTCACACGCCTCGTAGAACTCCCGGCTCTCGTACACGCCACCGCCCCACACCCGCAGCAGGTTCAGGTTCGCCTCGACCGCCTGATCGAGGCGCTCGGCGAGCCGGGCCTGATCGACCCGCGGCAGGAAGCAGTCGTCGGGGATCCAGTTCGCCCCACGCACCGGGATCACCACACCGTTGATCTCGAAGGCGAACTCGGAGCCGCGCTCGTCCTCCTCGGTGAGCAGGCGCAGGCTACGGAAGCCCACCCGGGCAGACCACCGGTCGACGGCGCGCCCCTCTACCTCGAGGCTCACCTCGAGGTCGTACAACGCCTGGCCGCCGAGATCGCGCGGCCACCACAGGTCCGGGTCGGGCACGTCCAGCACGAGCCGGCAGCTCGCCGATGTCACCTCCTGCACCGCGGTGACACCGGCGACGGAGGCAACGACGCGAGCGTCGCCGTCGGCGGCATAGCTGTCGACGTCGACATCGACGATCACGCGCCCGCTCGAGCCTTCGAGAGTCGTTTGCGGACGCACCGAAGCCAGACGACCGGCCACACGGCGTACCAGCCGCACCTGGCGCCAGAGCCCAGCGGTGACGAGCGTCGGCCCCCAGTCCCACCCGAAGTTGCTGGCGTTCTTGCGGATGAAGTTGAAGGGCGCCGGGTAGGCGTTCGGCATCGGGGGCGTCCGGTCCCGGTACGCCTCGGCGTACCGCCAGGCCGAATGCAGCTGGACGGCGATCTCATTGCGACCGGGCCGGAGCGCACCGGCCAGGGGCACCGCGTAGCGGCGGTGCATGTTCTGCGTCTGCGCGACCTCGATGTCGTTGACCCGGACGGTGGCGATCGTGTCCACGCCGTCGAGCTCAAGCGCCACCTCCGCACCGGGCACGAGCGCGCCCTCGGAGGTGAACCACTCCGGGGGAATCTGCACATCCCGGCGCAGGACCCACTCGACCCGACCGATCCAGTCGCTGCGGATCTCGTTCCGGTCCAGGTACGGATCCGGGATCAGCCGCTCGGCCAGCAGATCCAGGTGGACGGTCCCCGGCACCGACGCAGTGATCGGCATCGCCTCACGCACATGGGGCGGCACGTGCGCCCACCCGGGATCGGCGAGGTCCAGAGTCCAGTCCTCGAGCGGCCAGCAGGCGGGTTCAATGCTCTCCATCCGGGTCACTTTACCGGTACAACGCTAGGTCGTCTCCCCCACCTGCAGGGTTGGGAGGGACAGGTCGCGCCCTTCGGCCAGGAATCCGGGGCCCGGTGGTGTGCGGGTAGCGGCCATCAACGCCTCGGCCGCCCCGATCCCCAGCGCCGCGACATCCCGTCTGATCAGCGTGGGCGCGGGAGTGAGATAGGGGGTCAGGCCGGAGCCGTCCCAGGAGACCACGGCCACGTCCTCCGGCACGGCCCGCCCCGAACGCCGAGCGGCGGCGAGTCCGCCGAGCATGAGCGGATCGCTGTCATAGACGAGCGCGGTCACCCCGCTCTCGAGCAGTGGTCCGGTCATCGCCTCGCTCTCGGCCATCGTCATCGCGCCCTCGAGCACGTGCACGGTCAGCCCCCGCGTGGCTGCCCGGGCGGCGAACGCCTCCGACCGAGCTCTGGAGTAGTAGAAGTCCGGGCTCGTCGCCACCCGCCCGAGACACCGGTGACCGCGATCGCCGAGATGGTCCACGATCTGTTCGGCCACACTCGAGACGTCCGCCGCCAACGTGGCGAACTGCGTCCCCGGGCCGCCCAGCGCGACGCTGGGTAGCCCGAGGCCCGCCAGGAGCTCGGCCCGCGGATCCTCGGCGGCGACGTCAGTCACCAGCACGGCGTCCACCGAGCGCCGGCGAGCGAAGGACGCGTAGATCTCCTCTTCGATGGCCACCGACTCGGCCACATTGAGAGTCAGCGCCAGGCCGTTCGACGTCAGGTGTGAGCCCATCGCGGCGATCAGCTGCATGTAGAAGGTGTCGGCCGAGACGTGGTGAGCGGGGCGCCGAATGACCAGACCCACGGCCCCCGCGCCGGCACCCGCGAGCCGGCGCGCCGTGCTGTCGGGCTCCCATCCCAGTGCCGCTGCGGCCTCGCGGACCCGGCCTCGCGTCTGCGCAGAGATGCCGGGACGGTCGTTCATCGTCATCGAGACCGTCATCTTCGACACCCCGGCTGCGGCAGCGACATCGGCGATCGTCACGCGGCTGGATTGCCCCTTCGGCATGAAGGGGATCCTAGGCCAGATCGCGCGGCCGGCAGCGCGCGCCCGCCGCGCCCGTCAGCGCTGCCACTCCTCCCGCGGCGGTGGAGCACCGGGCGAGAGGCGGCGCCGAGAGCGCCGCACGTACCACCAGATGCCCCCCGCCACCGTCATACCCAGTCCGACCATGCCCAGTCCGATGGCGAGGAACACGCCGAAGATCGTGCCGAACAGACCGGCGAAGAATCCGGGCATGTCATGGCCCTGCGCCACCACGATCGAGGCCGAGGCAGACGCCGACGGATCGGCGAGCGCTGGCGCCGCCACCGTGTACTCGCCCGCCGCGCCGGCCCGGAAGGTGTAGACATCCTCGGCCGTGACACCGTCGCGGGTGGAGGTGCTCGCGGGCCCGGGAATCCGGGGCACCTCCGCACCCGCCGGGTCGGTGACCGTGACGTCCCCGGCGAGCTCGGCCTCGGACCCGGTCGGCGCTGCGAGGTAGACCACGTAGGTGGTGTCCGCCGCCAGCTCCACGCTCACGCTGCCCGGCACCTCGGTGCCCCCGACGGCGTCCGGACCGGGAGCGCCGTCGGCGGCCACGACACCGAGCGGGACCACCGAGAGGAACAGCCGGACCACCAGCACAGCCACCGCCACGGTCACCAGCAGCGCGAAGGCCCCGGCGAAGGTGAGGATCTTCGGGCCGGTGGTGGAGGTCTTCACAGGCAGCGCGGGATAGGCCATGGGCCCACGCTAGCTCGCGGTGCACGCGGCGCCATGGGCAGGCCTGCCCTGCGAGTGAGGCCACAGCAGCCTTGATAGCGTTCCATCATCTGGACAACCCAGGAGGATCACCAAGGATGAAGGCCCTGTACAAGGCCGGCCCCCACCCCGGGCTGGAGCTCGTCGACCGACCCGAACCGCAGCCCGGGCCCGGGGAGGTGAAGGTCCGCGTGCACACCACCGGAATCTGCGGCACCGACCTGCACATCCTCGACTGGGACCCCTGGGCCTCCTCGATGGTGGGCGCTCCGCTGATCCCGGGGCACGAGTTCTACGGCGAGGTGGTCGCCGTCGGGGAGATGGTCGGTGACATCGGGATCGGTGAGCTGGTCTCCGGCGAGGGCCACATCGTGTGCGGCATGTGCCGCAACTGCCGCGCGGGCCGGCGGCAGCTGTGCATCCGGACGATCTCGGTCGGTGTGCAGCGCGACGGCGCGTTCGCCGAGTACGTGGTGATCCCGCAGGAGAACATCTGGTCCCACACCCGCGAGGGCAGTCAGGACGTCAGCCCGGAGCTCGGCGCGATCTTCGACCCCTTCGGCAATGCCGTGCACACGGCGCTG
Above is a window of Ruania suaedae DNA encoding:
- a CDS encoding glycoside hydrolase family 2 protein; protein product: MESIEPACWPLEDWTLDLADPGWAHVPPHVREAMPITASVPGTVHLDLLAERLIPDPYLDRNEIRSDWIGRVEWVLRRDVQIPPEWFTSEGALVPGAEVALELDGVDTIATVRVNDIEVAQTQNMHRRYAVPLAGALRPGRNEIAVQLHSAWRYAEAYRDRTPPMPNAYPAPFNFIRKNASNFGWDWGPTLVTAGLWRQVRLVRRVAGRLASVRPQTTLEGSSGRVIVDVDVDSYAADGDARVVASVAGVTAVQEVTSASCRLVLDVPDPDLWWPRDLGGQALYDLEVSLEVEGRAVDRWSARVGFRSLRLLTEEDERGSEFAFEINGVVIPVRGANWIPDDCFLPRVDQARLAERLDQAVEANLNLLRVWGGGVYESREFYEACDERGLLVWQDFLFACAAYPEDEPLRGQVRAEARDNVERLMPHPSLVLWNGNNENIWGWHDWGWQDVLDGRPWGEGYYLHDLPEIVADVDPTRPYWPGSPYSGGDAHPNDPTRGCTHEWGVWNKKEWRHYADAAPRFVSEFGWQGPPTWSTITRSISDDPLTPESVGMLHHQKAEDGNGKLARGLEPHLPVPHDMVDWHYAMQLNQAHAIRYAIEHYRSLRPYNTGVVIWQLNDCWPVTSWAAVDGYGRKKPLWYAMRDAFAPRLLTTSSAAGALEVVAVNDGGDTWREEVSIARLDFDGNVLATQTLRLPVDRLSAARAPIDERVARPGDPAGELLHLSTPSGVETTHFFAVDKELRLTPPALHTEVAVEGAEVVLTVRARSVVKDLCVFADRLAPAAEADRMMLTLLPGRTYEVRVHGVPAERARELTEAPVLRSLNDLVSGSPRG
- a CDS encoding LacI family DNA-binding transcriptional regulator encodes the protein MPKGQSSRVTIADVAAAAGVSKMTVSMTMNDRPGISAQTRGRVREAAAALGWEPDSTARRLAGAGAGAVGLVIRRPAHHVSADTFYMQLIAAMGSHLTSNGLALTLNVAESVAIEEEIYASFARRRSVDAVLVTDVAAEDPRAELLAGLGLPSVALGGPGTQFATLAADVSSVAEQIVDHLGDRGHRCLGRVATSPDFYYSRARSEAFAARAATRGLTVHVLEGAMTMAESEAMTGPLLESGVTALVYDSDPLMLGGLAAARRSGRAVPEDVAVVSWDGSGLTPYLTPAPTLIRRDVAALGIGAAEALMAATRTPPGPGFLAEGRDLSLPTLQVGETT